In Cupriavidus basilensis, the following proteins share a genomic window:
- a CDS encoding SNF2-related protein yields MGLFDFFKRAAAPKADKSTLVTSWTQEGVRIEFARELTESTADGLLEAIHDAGPDDVVLGAYLAQLAAEDRCRLDRKAALIPWGDLYDLQGSAEHVGALKLLGLPPQGPLRPVLDSSGTLSGRDFDLTVTGWTDGAKKVHLERLDGAVATVSGESQMLSAAAWATAAEVSAFRRRDDSDRTQHAQELAWGRIRRIADRAGALYASPYLETTLVLTPDTLRLPLSKHDTPFGRVLTVSPIFEGAPDGWLTAFDGFNSVQPHYDLTRGSGRIRVVISEPVRKVLNVIKREMPNRHVAGAKAEKFVHNPFAFLGDAAHEVLKTDEFEADRAEAGAVAAVFNIVARTEHGRLNAVELVVTEHFGDGSARTDCKACKTVDELDAFLLALKEALERDRERFPWDEYDLTLDAESTVQLEQGLQLAHLWRTQPAERISFDDVYELDGYSGRVEGIGAAKPIYVPVFQKEKKEEGDSGWLPLDLTPMVKVTLQGHEGQVLVPLTKEWVRDFDKQVQEAEEKGLPDVKNSSLPTPIATAQARTLADSFKSMVEAQESVEEEHSSQAKKEKKTRQTLLVKTNFHDVDYFEERRTSLALPDDRQAQLPKCLRPGIELKHHQHYGVAWFQHLVSKAPAGCRGALLADDMGLGKTLQLLSLLAWYYEGNPNAAPSVIFAPKSLLENWANESKKFFNDSFPEVLVLYGDELKERKQPPSLIDNQLRDKGIEDLLKPSWVGPAKVIITTYEVLTSYEFSLAKQPFAFLICDEAQRIKTPGTLVTLAAKKLKADFRIACTGTPVENSLADLWCLFDLVQPGLLGALEEFGKTYRRPIECETEEQKEALQRLQTAIAPQTLRRTKADIAADLPMKYFALKTVAQTKLEFKPALGTEERLEIPLTEHQRILYKGGLKKLQDAAKESNGRKRAQLSFGALHLMKAVCAEPYCLPGTKFLVDRSGREAHLANSPKLDWLLEQLDEVKAAGEKAIVFTELREAQAALYYFLKETFGIRPYIINGDSQGRQGYIDKFSSKPGFDVIILSTLAAGAGLNVTAANHVFHFTRAWNPSKEAQATDRAFRIGQERDVFVYCPTVVADDFNTFEVRLDQLLKRKAGLAGTTLDDGGLTAMLNGAGKDASFRDLVDEGGTGEAIPKRYLTIDDIDRMDGEAFEVFCCLLWNKQGFQATVTPKRGGDGGIDVIALKGREGELLQCKSSKSAEVGWDAVKEVTAGAARYQARFRGTKFRRLAVTNQSFTRGAVTQAEANQVELVTRSRLEELIGAHPVSNHEFDEVLQDLTQFSADVI; encoded by the coding sequence ATGGGGCTGTTCGATTTTTTTAAGCGGGCGGCCGCGCCCAAGGCCGATAAGTCGACTCTGGTGACCTCGTGGACTCAGGAAGGGGTACGTATTGAGTTCGCACGTGAATTGACTGAGTCCACGGCCGACGGCTTACTTGAGGCCATACATGATGCCGGTCCTGATGACGTTGTCTTGGGGGCATATCTGGCGCAGCTTGCAGCAGAAGACCGCTGTCGGTTAGACCGGAAGGCCGCACTCATTCCATGGGGTGACCTCTATGACCTGCAGGGTTCTGCAGAACACGTCGGCGCACTTAAGCTACTAGGCCTTCCTCCCCAGGGACCATTGCGGCCAGTGCTTGACAGCTCCGGAACGCTGTCCGGTCGGGACTTCGACCTTACGGTGACAGGTTGGACCGATGGTGCCAAGAAAGTTCACCTGGAACGCTTGGATGGTGCGGTGGCGACAGTTAGTGGCGAATCGCAGATGCTGTCGGCCGCTGCATGGGCTACGGCAGCAGAAGTGTCCGCATTCCGCCGCCGCGACGATAGCGATAGGACGCAACACGCCCAAGAGCTAGCCTGGGGGCGAATTCGCCGAATTGCTGACCGGGCCGGAGCGCTCTATGCGAGCCCCTACCTCGAGACGACCCTTGTTCTGACACCCGACACGCTGCGGCTCCCTCTTTCAAAGCACGACACACCATTCGGGCGGGTACTGACCGTATCTCCAATCTTTGAGGGAGCTCCCGACGGTTGGTTGACTGCCTTCGACGGGTTCAACTCGGTTCAGCCACATTACGACCTCACGCGGGGCTCGGGGCGCATACGAGTCGTTATCTCCGAGCCAGTTCGGAAGGTGCTCAACGTTATCAAACGTGAGATGCCTAACCGCCATGTAGCCGGGGCGAAAGCTGAGAAGTTTGTCCACAATCCGTTCGCATTCCTTGGTGACGCAGCACACGAAGTACTAAAGACGGATGAGTTCGAGGCAGACCGTGCGGAGGCCGGCGCGGTGGCGGCAGTATTCAACATTGTCGCTAGGACCGAGCACGGACGGCTAAATGCGGTCGAACTCGTGGTCACGGAGCACTTTGGGGACGGTTCGGCTAGAACTGATTGCAAAGCGTGTAAGACTGTTGACGAACTGGATGCGTTCCTCCTGGCGCTCAAGGAAGCGCTGGAGCGGGACCGGGAACGGTTTCCCTGGGACGAGTATGACCTGACCCTCGATGCAGAGTCGACCGTGCAGCTTGAGCAGGGACTTCAGCTGGCCCACCTCTGGCGTACACAGCCAGCCGAGCGAATCAGCTTCGACGACGTCTATGAGCTAGACGGCTATAGTGGACGTGTCGAGGGGATTGGCGCAGCCAAGCCCATCTATGTTCCCGTTTTCCAGAAGGAGAAGAAGGAAGAGGGGGATAGCGGTTGGCTGCCATTGGACCTGACACCGATGGTCAAGGTGACCCTGCAAGGGCACGAAGGCCAGGTGCTGGTGCCTCTCACGAAGGAGTGGGTGCGGGACTTCGACAAGCAGGTGCAGGAGGCAGAGGAAAAGGGGCTTCCAGACGTCAAAAATTCCAGTCTGCCGACTCCGATTGCCACCGCTCAAGCGCGGACGCTCGCTGATAGCTTCAAAAGTATGGTCGAAGCTCAAGAGAGCGTTGAAGAAGAACATTCCTCTCAGGCGAAGAAGGAGAAGAAGACCCGTCAAACGCTTTTGGTCAAGACCAATTTCCATGACGTTGACTATTTCGAGGAGCGCAGGACATCGCTGGCGCTGCCGGACGACCGGCAAGCTCAGTTGCCCAAGTGTCTGCGACCTGGCATTGAGCTCAAGCACCACCAGCACTACGGTGTGGCTTGGTTTCAGCACTTGGTTTCGAAGGCTCCCGCCGGGTGCCGCGGTGCCTTGTTGGCGGACGACATGGGGTTGGGGAAGACACTGCAACTGCTGTCGCTACTCGCTTGGTACTATGAGGGCAACCCCAATGCCGCTCCCTCGGTCATCTTCGCACCCAAGAGCCTTCTCGAGAACTGGGCCAACGAATCCAAGAAATTTTTCAATGACTCCTTCCCTGAAGTCTTGGTTCTCTACGGCGATGAACTGAAGGAACGCAAGCAACCGCCTAGCCTTATCGACAACCAGCTGCGAGACAAGGGCATTGAAGACCTGCTGAAGCCGAGCTGGGTCGGACCGGCAAAGGTTATCATCACCACATATGAGGTACTGACCTCATATGAGTTCTCGCTGGCCAAGCAACCTTTTGCATTTCTCATTTGCGATGAGGCTCAGCGCATCAAGACTCCAGGGACGCTGGTCACGCTCGCTGCGAAAAAGCTGAAGGCAGATTTCCGCATTGCGTGTACGGGTACACCGGTCGAGAATTCTCTGGCCGACCTTTGGTGTCTATTTGACCTGGTCCAGCCGGGCTTGCTGGGTGCCCTGGAGGAATTTGGCAAGACCTATCGGCGCCCGATTGAATGTGAGACCGAGGAACAGAAGGAAGCACTCCAGCGTCTCCAGACTGCCATCGCACCCCAGACATTGCGTCGCACGAAGGCAGACATTGCGGCCGACCTGCCGATGAAGTACTTTGCGCTGAAGACCGTCGCGCAGACCAAGCTGGAGTTCAAGCCAGCACTTGGCACTGAGGAGCGTCTGGAAATCCCTCTCACAGAGCACCAGCGCATCCTCTACAAGGGGGGCTTGAAAAAACTTCAGGACGCCGCCAAGGAGTCAAATGGGCGAAAGCGCGCGCAGTTGTCGTTTGGTGCGTTACATCTCATGAAGGCAGTTTGCGCCGAGCCTTACTGTCTGCCGGGCACGAAGTTCCTCGTCGACAGGTCTGGACGAGAAGCGCATCTTGCCAACTCGCCAAAATTGGATTGGCTTCTTGAGCAACTCGATGAGGTCAAAGCGGCAGGTGAAAAGGCCATTGTGTTCACGGAACTTCGCGAGGCTCAGGCAGCGCTGTACTACTTCCTCAAAGAGACCTTCGGTATCCGCCCGTACATCATCAACGGCGATTCTCAGGGCCGTCAGGGATACATAGATAAGTTTTCGTCAAAGCCGGGATTCGACGTCATCATCCTGTCTACCCTTGCCGCCGGCGCTGGATTGAACGTCACCGCGGCAAATCACGTCTTCCACTTCACCCGTGCCTGGAACCCTTCCAAGGAGGCTCAAGCAACCGACCGTGCGTTTCGCATTGGGCAGGAGCGGGATGTTTTCGTGTATTGCCCGACCGTAGTTGCTGACGACTTCAACACCTTTGAGGTCAGATTGGACCAGCTTCTCAAGCGCAAGGCAGGTCTGGCGGGAACAACCCTCGATGATGGAGGGTTGACGGCTATGCTGAATGGTGCCGGTAAGGATGCAAGCTTCAGGGACCTCGTTGACGAGGGCGGCACTGGTGAGGCCATCCCGAAGCGATACCTTACGATTGATGATATCGACCGCATGGATGGTGAGGCATTTGAGGTTTTCTGCTGCCTCTTGTGGAACAAGCAAGGGTTCCAGGCGACCGTGACGCCCAAGAGGGGGGGGGATGGAGGAATCGATGTGATTGCTTTGAAGGGCCGGGAAGGAGAGCTACTTCAGTGTAAGAGTTCGAAGTCGGCCGAGGTTGGCTGGGACGCCGTCAAGGAGGTAACTGCAGGCGCTGCCCGCTATCAAGCGCGCTTCAGGGGCACTAAATTCCGTAGGCTTGCTGTGACAAACCAATCCTTTACGCGTGGCGCAGTGACACAGGCTGAGGCGAACCAGGTAGAGCTTGTGACTAGGTCACGTCTCGAAGAGCTTATAGGTGCTCACCCGGTTTCTAATCATGAGTTTGATGAAGTCTTGCAGGACCTCACTCAGTTCTCCGCGGACGTGATCTAG
- a CDS encoding helix-turn-helix domain-containing protein produces the protein MNLELFSSEAERIGAVLEAPNEPALRERRLTEIAKQCRGNHHATQTQRLALALKELKSVSTYECRRYLDIYCPPARKFDLVQQGHYIETHWQTIQVESGQQHRVGLYVLRQGNLQAACAARES, from the coding sequence ATGAACCTCGAACTATTTTCGTCGGAAGCCGAACGCATCGGTGCCGTTCTCGAAGCTCCCAATGAGCCGGCCCTTCGGGAGCGGCGCCTCACGGAAATCGCCAAGCAGTGTCGTGGCAACCATCATGCGACACAAACCCAGAGGCTGGCCCTGGCACTGAAGGAGCTCAAGTCAGTGTCTACTTACGAATGTCGCAGGTACCTGGATATCTACTGTCCGCCTGCCCGCAAGTTCGACCTTGTGCAGCAAGGACACTACATCGAAACGCACTGGCAAACCATCCAGGTGGAAAGCGGCCAACAACATCGTGTAGGCCTCTACGTGCTCCGGCAAGGCAATCTCCAGGCCGCGTGTGCTGCGAGAGAATCGTGA
- the zorA gene encoding anti-phage ZorAB system protein ZorA, with product MNGITKTLGALHPALGSLHGVPLYVFLFVALLTVAFLAGYAYKGTQVWWQIWSTLRAIRALRRDQGAPDPAEVGRAFRWEPLKHLWTEYADTLHELRVAGSGGAALTEVRATVPAEAMFTREVLVDGRLFDDFTRHLPGVLTGLGIIGTFAGLLDGLQQFKPTPIEDAVNGLGPLLLGVQHAFVASGTAIACAMLVVFISRLVLAYFYRLVEHLTHAIDSLYSTGAGEEYLARLVKSSEQNATSTAQLKDALVEDLHKMMTNLVDRQIAAQEASTLALGKHIGESISSAIAEPMRRVGEAMEVTARGNGEQVNSMLETLLTGFMAKLEDTFGGQMRGINEQMQRSMDSMSAVQSSLQGLLADIKQTNEQAANQMSGTLEDAMRKAADNQQLLTDQMREFVQDFRRLVTEEQNKSKQAMDEAVMKVLGEVAVAMDRLEGTRKAAAAEEAGRNDRLANQTNQLVGGLTTQVETLMSVVSEQVAKTQQNVDALGVVSLRAIDGMNQGALTMGSAAQRFETAGGAVSAVFERSTKVADTLSSAAASLQAASTAVQRGFEQYDSTRKTVDTQVAALMGLIETVKREAGVSQELISSIKASAEAMRKSEQEARLHLDQVNAALVKAFSDFGNSLVSQVKSTIAETDRHLAQGTGHLNGVVQELANAVQRMKRV from the coding sequence ATGAACGGAATAACAAAAACATTGGGGGCACTTCATCCAGCGCTTGGCAGCCTCCATGGTGTACCGCTATACGTGTTCCTCTTTGTCGCTCTCCTGACGGTAGCATTCCTGGCTGGCTACGCGTACAAGGGAACCCAAGTCTGGTGGCAGATTTGGTCGACGTTGCGGGCAATTCGCGCGCTCCGCAGGGACCAAGGCGCTCCCGACCCCGCCGAAGTTGGTCGTGCGTTTCGGTGGGAGCCACTCAAGCACCTCTGGACTGAATATGCCGACACACTGCATGAGCTGCGTGTGGCAGGCTCAGGCGGCGCCGCCCTCACTGAAGTCCGTGCGACCGTGCCCGCCGAGGCGATGTTTACTCGCGAGGTGCTGGTTGATGGGCGCCTATTCGACGACTTCACGCGGCATCTTCCGGGTGTGCTGACCGGGTTGGGCATCATTGGCACCTTCGCGGGACTTTTGGATGGCCTTCAACAGTTCAAGCCTACCCCCATTGAGGACGCTGTAAACGGTCTGGGCCCACTGCTGCTTGGTGTTCAGCATGCCTTCGTCGCTTCGGGGACAGCTATTGCTTGCGCGATGCTGGTGGTCTTCATCAGTCGTCTCGTGTTGGCCTATTTTTATCGGCTGGTTGAGCACCTTACTCATGCCATCGACAGCCTCTACTCGACGGGCGCGGGCGAGGAGTACCTGGCCCGATTGGTCAAGTCGTCGGAGCAAAACGCTACCAGCACCGCTCAATTGAAGGACGCACTTGTGGAGGACCTCCACAAGATGATGACCAACCTGGTTGACCGCCAGATTGCAGCCCAGGAGGCGTCGACCTTGGCGCTCGGCAAGCACATTGGAGAGTCCATTTCCTCCGCCATTGCAGAGCCAATGAGGCGTGTCGGGGAGGCTATGGAGGTCACGGCCCGCGGCAATGGCGAGCAGGTCAATTCGATGCTTGAGACCCTGCTCACCGGGTTCATGGCCAAACTGGAAGATACCTTCGGGGGGCAAATGCGCGGCATCAACGAACAGATGCAGCGGTCGATGGATTCGATGTCGGCTGTTCAGTCGTCGCTCCAGGGACTCCTTGCCGACATCAAGCAGACTAACGAGCAGGCCGCGAATCAGATGAGCGGCACGCTTGAGGACGCCATGAGGAAGGCTGCAGACAACCAGCAACTCCTCACGGACCAAATGCGGGAGTTTGTTCAGGACTTCCGACGACTGGTGACCGAAGAGCAGAACAAGTCCAAGCAGGCGATGGACGAGGCTGTGATGAAGGTTCTCGGCGAAGTGGCTGTCGCCATGGATAGACTAGAAGGTACGCGCAAGGCGGCAGCCGCGGAGGAAGCTGGAAGAAATGACCGGCTGGCTAACCAGACCAATCAGTTGGTTGGTGGCTTGACGACACAGGTGGAGACTCTGATGAGCGTGGTTTCGGAGCAGGTCGCGAAGACTCAACAAAACGTCGATGCACTTGGAGTCGTATCGCTACGGGCAATCGATGGCATGAATCAAGGGGCGTTGACCATGGGCTCCGCGGCTCAGCGCTTCGAGACCGCTGGTGGCGCGGTGTCAGCCGTATTCGAACGTTCGACAAAAGTCGCAGACACGCTGTCTTCCGCTGCTGCTTCGTTGCAGGCGGCATCGACCGCGGTGCAGCGTGGGTTCGAGCAGTACGATTCGACAAGGAAGACCGTTGACACTCAAGTAGCTGCCCTTATGGGTCTCATCGAGACGGTCAAAAGGGAGGCCGGCGTGTCCCAGGAGCTTATTTCCAGCATCAAGGCGAGTGCCGAAGCGATGCGGAAATCGGAGCAAGAGGCTCGCCTGCACTTGGACCAAGTCAACGCCGCGTTGGTCAAGGCATTCTCCGATTTTGGTAATTCCCTGGTCAGCCAAGTGAAGTCAACGATTGCAGAGACCGACCGCCATCTCGCGCAGGGCACTGGGCATCTTAACGGGGTCGTGCAGGAACTTGCGAATGCCGTACAGCGCATGAAGAGGGTCTGA
- a CDS encoding competence protein CoiA family protein codes for MRSDNATKSSVRPRWHGKGRGGTLSLSRDDAGPFLCAACKSPLVARRGDINICHFAHKTEGNCETAFETAVPEHEANVMKPGISSHRPQI; via the coding sequence ATCCGCAGTGACAACGCAACTAAGAGTTCCGTTCGCCCTCGATGGCACGGGAAGGGTCGTGGAGGCACGCTCTCTCTCTCGCGCGATGACGCAGGCCCATTTCTTTGTGCCGCCTGCAAAAGCCCACTTGTCGCAAGACGCGGAGACATAAATATTTGTCATTTTGCTCACAAGACGGAGGGAAACTGCGAGACGGCCTTCGAAACAGCTGTCCCGGAGCATGAAGCCAACGTGATGAAGCCAGGCATTAGTTCGCATAGGCCGCAGATATGA
- a CDS encoding OmpA/MotB family protein has protein sequence MFARIFLKRGGKHEGESPFWISFSDLMSALMVLFLVVMAVTLVAVTQSIDAATRATIERAAAINKVMAMIANDPKSRGVGVDQQNYRIDLGKEVRFDSGSYTISVPAGQFLRSYIPVLLKAKDTPEGQRWMRSVVVEGFTDEDGTYLYNLQLSLDRSRSVVCALFQSTSSGDGLTSEQLRKVQELFLVGGYSFNSIKKDKAESRRVEFKVDFWGLDEKQPEASDVLKGKEFGKC, from the coding sequence ATGTTCGCTCGCATCTTCCTCAAGCGAGGAGGCAAACATGAAGGGGAGAGTCCATTCTGGATTTCCTTCTCGGACCTCATGTCGGCGCTAATGGTGCTTTTCCTCGTGGTGATGGCTGTGACGCTGGTTGCAGTAACACAAAGTATTGATGCAGCGACACGTGCGACCATCGAGCGAGCTGCGGCTATCAACAAAGTCATGGCAATGATTGCCAACGACCCGAAGAGCCGTGGCGTGGGCGTTGACCAGCAGAACTACCGTATCGACCTAGGCAAGGAGGTTCGCTTTGATAGTGGCAGTTACACCATCAGTGTTCCCGCCGGCCAGTTCTTGCGTAGCTACATTCCTGTCCTACTGAAGGCGAAAGACACACCCGAGGGCCAGCGCTGGATGCGAAGCGTCGTGGTTGAGGGTTTTACGGATGAGGATGGGACATACCTCTATAACCTGCAATTGAGCCTAGACCGAAGTCGTAGCGTGGTCTGCGCTCTGTTTCAGAGTACTTCATCTGGTGACGGGCTGACCTCGGAGCAGCTCAGAAAGGTGCAGGAGCTTTTTCTGGTTGGCGGCTATTCCTTCAACTCTATTAAGAAAGACAAGGCAGAGAGCCGGCGAGTTGAATTCAAGGTGGATTTTTGGGGGCTGGACGAAAAGCAGCCAGAGGCCAGCGACGTGCTCAAAGGCAAGGAGTTCGGAAAGTGCTAG
- a CDS encoding EH signature domain-containing protein, giving the protein MLAAAALQQLNRDLVAAMESMGLHSGEFGKPELVEKPTREAERIFQGFAAAKPRKEDAYAAALSFLRGKELDSWQRDLVASAIGEPIREQDGAMVLGARRFPALLGLYESEAKRGDLWRLTWHGLLYSYFNFDPNLANDDATRSGWEALRSFLERTWPLIDKQAGKNQVPDWVNVLRKESEVLSENPVDKYSHSYLRGETGPTDRLAEDLGIPPSSWFWHALVLGVVRRATAESDAEFRRLIPQLVKLIQGKPGFRDEALEVLLIRYHACKGAPHDERLRDYVCQPTVWKNPKLKAAGIATAWNRVPDPVWQMVLSWVNERNLKDFFDILAARNNADEGRLAFWSKYLKQIAWTRLVFGVDTMALKRSNPGIRELIAREEGAYAQLTSKPEVDAFMMQIGSYLIIEFSKKPNACYVYQADQLPFEPYDRHYEGGTADLAAGYRQDVGCALRIVHREGWGDRAEVELRQLGIRPDRPEAQRVATAGAATTSTAGNRTASSGTASGRATAKFAGPDMAALRALVTRFRGASIDDRRSNASGGRLWVEDPLQRTTLGTELKALGFKWANNRQAWYFPEN; this is encoded by the coding sequence GTGCTAGCCGCCGCCGCGCTGCAACAACTCAATCGGGACCTCGTCGCCGCCATGGAGTCGATGGGGTTGCATTCCGGTGAGTTTGGCAAACCTGAGCTCGTTGAGAAGCCAACCCGAGAAGCAGAACGCATCTTCCAAGGTTTTGCAGCGGCCAAGCCCAGGAAAGAAGATGCGTACGCTGCTGCGCTGAGCTTTCTCAGGGGCAAGGAGCTGGACTCATGGCAACGAGACCTGGTGGCCTCTGCCATTGGCGAGCCTATCCGCGAGCAGGATGGCGCGATGGTGCTTGGGGCCAGGCGGTTTCCGGCGCTTCTGGGCTTGTACGAATCCGAGGCTAAGCGAGGAGACCTTTGGCGACTTACTTGGCACGGACTGCTGTACTCGTACTTCAATTTCGACCCGAATCTTGCGAACGATGATGCGACGCGCTCCGGCTGGGAGGCGCTTCGGTCATTCCTAGAGAGGACTTGGCCGCTGATTGACAAACAGGCTGGAAAAAACCAGGTTCCAGATTGGGTCAACGTCCTTCGCAAGGAATCAGAGGTACTTTCAGAGAACCCCGTCGACAAGTATTCGCACTCATATCTTCGAGGCGAAACCGGGCCAACCGACCGGCTCGCCGAGGATTTGGGTATCCCGCCGTCGAGCTGGTTCTGGCACGCCCTGGTTCTTGGAGTGGTGCGTCGCGCGACGGCGGAGAGCGATGCGGAGTTCAGAAGACTCATTCCTCAACTAGTCAAGCTAATCCAAGGAAAGCCAGGCTTCCGCGATGAGGCGTTGGAAGTCCTTCTCATTCGGTACCACGCCTGCAAGGGTGCCCCGCATGACGAACGGCTGCGGGACTACGTGTGTCAGCCCACGGTGTGGAAGAATCCGAAGCTGAAAGCCGCAGGGATAGCCACAGCCTGGAACAGAGTCCCTGACCCGGTATGGCAGATGGTGCTCAGTTGGGTAAATGAGCGAAATCTTAAGGACTTCTTCGACATATTGGCTGCCAGAAACAACGCGGATGAAGGTCGACTTGCCTTCTGGTCAAAGTATCTCAAGCAAATCGCTTGGACGAGGTTGGTGTTTGGTGTCGACACAATGGCGCTCAAGCGTAGCAACCCCGGGATTCGGGAGCTGATTGCTCGAGAGGAGGGCGCATATGCGCAGCTAACGAGCAAACCTGAGGTGGATGCCTTCATGATGCAGATTGGCTCCTATCTCATTATCGAGTTCAGCAAGAAGCCGAATGCATGTTACGTCTATCAGGCTGACCAGCTACCGTTCGAGCCCTATGACCGACACTACGAGGGAGGTACAGCTGACCTGGCCGCCGGCTACCGCCAAGACGTCGGTTGCGCTCTTCGAATCGTCCATCGAGAAGGGTGGGGTGATAGAGCAGAAGTCGAACTTCGTCAGTTGGGGATTCGGCCTGACCGCCCTGAGGCGCAAAGAGTCGCGACCGCCGGGGCTGCCACCACTTCAACGGCAGGAAATCGTACTGCGAGTTCCGGAACGGCATCGGGACGGGCGACCGCCAAGTTCGCAGGCCCAGACATGGCAGCGCTGCGGGCACTCGTAACTCGATTCCGTGGCGCATCGATAGATGACAGGCGGAGCAACGCCAGCGGCGGCAGGCTTTGGGTTGAGGACCCACTGCAGAGGACGACGCTCGGCACGGAGCTAAAGGCGCTGGGCTTCAAGTGGGCAAACAACAGGCAGGCTTGGTACTTCCCGGAGAACTGA
- a CDS encoding DUF262 domain-containing protein, giving the protein MDANAIALLDIFERKMRLEIPMFQRQYVWGQDHQWEPLWEDISRKFTEFIEDRRDAPVHFLGAMVLDQKQTHVGRVERRSVIDGQQRLTTLQIFLAAFRDFCREEGLDDFAVECEKYTLNSGRMAEPEVEKFKVWPTLSDRSQFVDVLTAGSKSSLEKVHPLTRRPYARKFNPRPRMVEAYLFFHEQIFAYFKGSPDEPPVGEEIAMEHRVEACFEALKTALKVVAIDLGDGDDAQVIFETLNARGEPLLPADLLRNYIFLRAARYGEKQEELYEQYWSTFDEPFWREEVTQGRLRRPRSDLFIQHYLASKQARDIPIKHLFAEYKHWVEREKPFSSVQEELSELARQRDNFRKISVSHESPLLGDLAHFLNLFDVSTAYPPLLAMLDLGASDADMAETAKMLESYLVRRAVCGGETKAYNRIFMALTRTVRSKGATAEVVREFLMALRSATDEWPSDDAVSAAWMSRNAYQSLNNLRLTHALWRISETYRSSKSENVSTNSPLTVEHIMPQGWVPHWPLADGSQGVEHAWFADEAAPGVAESRRRNELIQTFGNLTLITGSLNSALKNSAWATKRDAILTHSVSPINGVLNRFLTWDESTIEIRGRELLDRALMLWSRGQSSCAAG; this is encoded by the coding sequence ATGGATGCAAATGCCATCGCGCTGCTGGACATCTTCGAAAGGAAGATGCGACTCGAAATCCCAATGTTCCAGCGGCAGTATGTGTGGGGGCAGGACCATCAGTGGGAACCTCTCTGGGAAGACATATCGCGCAAGTTCACTGAGTTCATTGAGGACCGCCGAGACGCGCCAGTCCACTTTCTGGGAGCAATGGTGCTGGACCAGAAGCAGACGCATGTTGGTCGCGTCGAGCGTCGGAGCGTAATCGATGGCCAACAGCGTTTGACCACGCTACAGATTTTCCTCGCGGCATTTCGCGATTTCTGTCGCGAGGAAGGCCTCGACGACTTCGCGGTGGAGTGTGAGAAGTACACACTCAACTCTGGCCGGATGGCTGAACCGGAAGTCGAGAAGTTCAAGGTCTGGCCGACCCTCTCCGACCGGTCGCAGTTCGTCGACGTGCTGACGGCGGGCTCGAAGTCGTCCCTCGAGAAAGTTCATCCCCTCACTCGTCGTCCGTACGCGAGAAAGTTCAATCCCCGGCCCCGGATGGTCGAAGCGTATCTCTTTTTCCATGAGCAGATATTTGCCTACTTCAAGGGTTCGCCAGACGAGCCTCCGGTTGGCGAGGAAATCGCGATGGAGCATCGCGTTGAAGCATGCTTTGAAGCGCTCAAGACCGCACTGAAAGTTGTAGCGATTGACCTGGGCGACGGAGATGACGCACAGGTCATCTTCGAGACGCTTAATGCGAGAGGTGAGCCGCTTCTGCCGGCGGACCTACTGCGAAACTATATCTTCTTGCGGGCCGCGCGATATGGCGAAAAGCAGGAAGAACTCTACGAGCAGTACTGGTCAACGTTTGATGAGCCGTTCTGGCGCGAAGAGGTGACACAAGGTCGACTGCGTCGGCCCCGCAGCGACCTTTTCATCCAGCACTACCTTGCCAGCAAGCAGGCTCGGGACATCCCAATCAAGCACCTATTCGCCGAGTACAAGCACTGGGTCGAGCGTGAGAAGCCTTTCTCAAGCGTCCAGGAAGAGCTTTCGGAACTTGCCCGGCAGCGCGACAATTTCCGGAAGATTTCGGTTTCCCACGAATCTCCTTTACTTGGTGACCTAGCCCATTTCCTGAACCTCTTTGATGTCAGTACGGCCTACCCGCCACTACTGGCAATGCTCGACTTGGGTGCCAGTGACGCTGACATGGCCGAAACGGCTAAGATGCTCGAGAGTTACCTCGTGCGTCGAGCGGTTTGCGGCGGTGAGACGAAGGCGTACAACAGAATCTTTATGGCTCTAACGCGGACAGTACGCAGCAAAGGGGCTACTGCCGAGGTTGTCCGCGAATTCCTGATGGCGCTCCGAAGTGCGACAGATGAATGGCCCAGCGACGATGCTGTATCCGCAGCTTGGATGAGCCGCAATGCATACCAATCCCTCAATAATCTGAGGTTGACACACGCTCTCTGGCGCATCAGCGAAACGTATCGGTCGTCCAAATCGGAGAACGTAAGCACCAACTCTCCGCTCACGGTCGAGCACATTATGCCGCAAGGTTGGGTACCTCACTGGCCGCTCGCAGACGGCTCGCAGGGCGTTGAGCATGCGTGGTTCGCCGACGAAGCGGCGCCCGGAGTAGCCGAGAGCCGGCGCCGAAACGAGCTGATTCAGACTTTCGGTAACCTGACGCTTATCACGGGAAGTCTTAACAGTGCCTTGAAGAACAGTGCTTGGGCAACCAAGCGCGATGCGATTCTCACGCACTCTGTGTCACCGATAAACGGTGTGCTTAATCGCTTCCTCACCTGGGACGAGTCGACAATCGAGATACGCGGACGCGAACTGCTGGACCGTGCGTTGATGCTTTGGAGCAGAGGCCAATCTTCGTGTGCAGCTGGATGA